In one Cryptococcus deuterogattii R265 chromosome 9, complete sequence genomic region, the following are encoded:
- a CDS encoding ribosome assembly protein 4 yields the protein MATQLPPPKRQRSAYAQSQMPKVEEPAKDVPSIVVQFKSAEDGSSLGPAINLPADTARDALQMLVNKLRGEAEDPLPYAFHLVPKVPSTSTTPASARVQINNSIQSDALEVKNSTFSPEDVFELWCEPQAVFRVRSVGRCSATLTGHSSPILCCAQSPTGRYAATGSGDASCRVWDMETETPKWTLSGHKGWVLCVEWDCREKILATGGHDGQVRLWNPATGQPYGAPLLGHTKWVTALAFEPLHLVPKSSSGPRIASASKDGTVRVWNTSTRKLEFVLTGHAASVNCLRWGGENVIYTGSSDRTVKIWSGVDGKLIRTLSEHAHWVNTMALSTDFVLRTGPFDHTGKIPTSDEEVKKRAEERYKSVTSNQPETLITGSDDHTLYLWPDQASSSFSSTATPKKPLARLTGHQKQVNHVAFSPDGRMIASAGFDNAVKLWEGRTGKFIASLRGHVAAVYRVAWSADSRMLVSASKDTTLKLWNLKTYKIRVDLPGHTDEVYCVDFVADKVVSGGRDKTVKIWRN from the exons ATGGCTACTCAACTTCCCCCGCCAAAGAGGCAGCGGTCAGCCTATGCGCAGTCCCAAATGCccaaggtggaagaacCGGCAAAAGACGTTCCCTCGATTGTGGTTCAGTTCAAATCCGCAGAAGATGGATCCAGTCTTGGTCCTGCGATTAACTTGCCTGCCGATACCGCCAGGGACGCTTTACAGATGCTTGTAAACAAGCTTAGGGGAGAA GCTGAAGATCCTCTGCCGTACGCCTTCCACCTCGTTCCTAAAGTACCTTCAACTTCGACGACTCCGGCATCTGCTCGAGTGCAAATCAATAACTCTATTCAATCTGATGCCCTTGAAGTGAAAAATAGTACTTTCTCCCCGGAAGATGTGTTTGAACTATGGTGTGAGCCGCAAGCGGTGTTCAGGGTTAGGAGTGTGGGGAGGTGCAGTGCTACATTGACTG GCCATTCATCGCCGATCCTCTGTTGTGCACAGTCTCCTACTGGTAGATATGCTGCTACAGGCTCGGGAGACGCTAGCTGCCGAGTATGGGATATGGAGACCGAAACCCCCAAATGGACTCTCTCGGGCCACAAGGGTTGGGTTCTGTGCGTTGAATGGGATTGCCGGGAAAAGATCCTTGCTACTGGTGGACATGACGGACAAGTTAGGCTCTGGAATCCAGCCACAGGTCAACCTTATGGTGCGCCCCTTTTGGGTCATACCAAATGGGTCACTGCGCTGGCGTTCgagcctcttcatctcgtcCCTAAGAGTTCATCTGGGCCCCGTATTGCCTCTGCTTCAAAAGACGGCACTGTCCGAGTCTGGAATACCTCTACCAGAAAGTTGGAGTTCGTACTTACTGGCCATGCTGCGAGTGTCAACTGCTTAAGATGGGGAGGTGAGAATGTCATATACACAGGAAGCAGTGACAGAACTGTCAAGATCTGGAGTGGCGTTGAT GGCAAGCTTATCAGGACACTGTCTGAACATGCCCATTGGGTTAATACTATGGCGCTCAGCACAGATTTTGTCTTGAGGACTGGTCCATTCGACCACACTGGTAAAATCCCTACcagcgatgaagaag TCAAAAAGCGCGCGGAGGAACGATACAAATCTGTTACCTCCAACCAGCCCGAGACACTCATTACTGGTTCTGACGATCACACCCTTTATCTTTGGCCCGACCAGgcgtcctcgtccttctcatcTACTGCTACTCCTAAGAAACCTCTCGCTCGGCTGACGGGGCATCAGAAACAAGTCAATCATGTTGCATTCTCCCCTGACGGCCGAATGATTGCCAGTGCAGGTTTTGACAACGCCGTCAAGCTCTGGGAAGGGAGGACAGGGAAATTTATTGCAAGTCTTAGAGGACATGTGGCAGCAGTGTACAGGGTTGCTTGGTCGGCGGACTCAAGGATGTTGGTTAGTGCAAGCAAGGACACAACGCTCAAA TTGTGGAACCTCAAAACTTACAAGATCCGCGTTGATCTTCCCGGCCATACTGACGAAGTATACTGTGTGGACTTTGTTGCCGACAAAGTCGTCAGTGGTGGCAGAGATAAAACTGTGAAGAT TTGGAGGAATTAA
- a CDS encoding eukaryotic translation initiation factor 5A — translation MAEEEHHETFEATGAGASKTFPMQCSALRKNGHVVIKGRPCKIVDMSTSKTGKHGHAKVHLVAIDIFTGKKLEDISPSTHNMDVPNVRRQEFQLLDIQDGFLNLMDSDGGSKDDVKVPDTEIGQQITADFEAGKDLMVTIISAMDEEQAISYKEAPAN, via the exons ATggctgaggaggagcaCCACGAGACTTTCGAGGCCACCGGTGCCGGGGCTTCCAAGACCTTCCC TATGCAGTGTTCCGCTCTCAGGAAGAACGGTCACGTTGTTATCAAGGGCAGGCCTTGCAAGATCGTTGACATGTCCACTTCCAAGACTGGTAAGCACGGTCACGCCAAGGTCCACCTTGTCGCCATCGAC ATCTTCACCGGcaagaagcttgaagacATTTCTCCCTCCACCCACAACATGGACGTCCCCAACGTTAGGAGGCAGGAATTCCAGCTCCTTGACATCCAGGACGGTTTCCTCAACTTGATGGACTCTGACGGTGGTTCCAAGGACGACGTCAAGGTCCCCGACACCGAGATTGGTCAACAGATCACTGCTGACTTTGAGGCTGGCAAGGACCTCATGGTCACCATCATTTCCGCCATGG ACGAGGAGCAGGCCATCTCGTACAAGGAAGCTCCCGCCAACTAA
- a CDS encoding vacuolar protein sorting 26 — MTSFFTFSSVPVDIEIKLQGEEGRRQVEVKGEKDQRELCAVYYDGESVSGQVNVRVKDGKKYQHDGIRIELIGSIELFYDRGNHYEFVSLSQELAAAGELRHAENYDFIFKNVEKQYESYAGINVRLRYYLRVSMNRVSKEKEFWVHSYRMPPEANSGIRMEVGIEDCLHIEFEYNKAKYHLKDVIVGKIYFLLVRIKIKHMELSIIRRETTGSPPNQYNESETITKFEIMDGAPVRGETIPIRLFLGGFELTPTFRDVNKKFSVRYYLNLVLIDEENRRYFKQQEITIFRIPEN; from the exons ATGACGTCTTTCTTCACGTTCTCCTCGGTCCCTGTTGACATTGAGATTAAGCTACAGGGCGAAGAGGGTCGCAGGCAAGTGGAAGTCAAAGGCGAGAAGGACCAGCGGGAGCTGTGTGCTGTCTATTACGATGGTGAAAGCGTCAGCGGACAAGTAAACGTCCGGGTCAAGGATGGCAAGAAGTATCAGCATGATGGGATCAGGATCGAACTGATTGGCAGTATAG AGCTCTTTTATGATAGAGGAAATCACTACGAATTCGTATCCCTCTCTCAAGAGCtagctgctgctggagaGCTTCGTCATGCTGAAAACTACGACTTCATCTTTAAGAATGTGGAGAAACAGTACGAGTCGTATGCAGGTATAAACGTCAGATTACG ATATTATCTACGAGTGTCAATGAATCGTGTCAGtaaggagaaagagtttTGGGTGCACTCATACCGGATGCCCCCAGAAGCCAATTCTGGTATTCGCATGGAAGTCGGGATCGAGGACTGCCTTCATATTGAGTTTGAGTATAACAAAGCCAA ATATCATCTCAAAGATGTTATTGTCGGGAAAATATATTTCCTTCTCGTTCGTATCAAGATCAAACATATGGAGTTATCTATTATCCGTCGCGAGACTACAGGCTCGCCTCCAAATCAATACAATGAATCCGAAACCATTACGAAATTCGAAATCATGGATGGTGCACCAGTGCGAGGAGAAACAATCCCTATCAGGCTCTTTTTAGGCGGTTTTGAATTAACGCCCACCTTCAGGGATGTCAACAAGAAATTCTCGGTTAGATACTACCTCAATCTGGTCTTgatcgatgaagaaaacAGAAGGTACTTCAAACAACAAGAAATTACGATCTTCAGGATACC GGAGAACTAA